A stretch of the Paucidesulfovibrio longus DSM 6739 genome encodes the following:
- a CDS encoding ABC transporter substrate-binding protein: protein MKRLVVLISLAMLLFSCSGNGPESKDKDWTQALWPEIEEAGRGTTVRWYMYGGFPNVNKWVDTYVADEMKRRYDITLERVPMDAGVFVNKLLTEKQAGTASGPIDLLWVNGENFKKLKTANALFGPYAEQLPNFVSHADKEQASMDFGFPVEGYETPLGQAQFVFEFDTARSDPPETFVDLPAWVREHPGRFTYPQPPDFTGSAFLRQAFYALTGGYEQYMLGFNQTLFDHNAPLLWAYLNDIKPYLWEKGQAYPKDGAALDTLFQRGEVDLGMSYHPLHAQNKILEGTYPKSVRTFIMAEGALYNLHFTAIPFNAANKPGAMLLANFLMSPEAQLSKLEPSNWGDFPAIDLGTLSPEMRAKFEAVNLGAATLPTDVLTSAVVPEIPSEYLEALEAGWEEHVLH, encoded by the coding sequence ATGAAACGTCTCGTCGTTTTGATCTCGTTGGCCATGCTTTTGTTTTCGTGTTCCGGCAACGGTCCGGAATCGAAGGACAAGGATTGGACGCAGGCGCTGTGGCCCGAAATCGAGGAGGCAGGCCGGGGCACGACCGTGCGTTGGTACATGTACGGCGGATTTCCCAACGTGAACAAATGGGTGGATACGTACGTGGCCGACGAGATGAAACGCCGCTACGACATCACCCTGGAGCGCGTGCCCATGGATGCGGGCGTCTTCGTGAACAAGCTGCTCACGGAAAAGCAGGCAGGAACAGCTTCCGGCCCCATCGACCTGCTCTGGGTCAACGGCGAGAATTTCAAGAAGCTCAAGACCGCGAATGCACTGTTCGGACCGTATGCGGAGCAGTTGCCGAATTTCGTGAGCCACGCGGACAAGGAACAGGCTTCCATGGATTTCGGTTTCCCCGTGGAAGGCTATGAAACTCCTTTGGGGCAGGCTCAGTTCGTGTTCGAATTCGACACGGCGCGGAGCGACCCGCCGGAAACGTTCGTGGATCTGCCTGCCTGGGTTCGCGAGCATCCGGGCCGTTTCACCTACCCGCAGCCGCCGGACTTCACGGGATCGGCGTTCCTGCGGCAGGCGTTCTACGCGCTCACGGGCGGCTACGAGCAATACATGCTCGGTTTCAATCAGACCCTTTTCGACCACAATGCGCCGCTGCTCTGGGCCTATCTCAACGACATCAAGCCCTATCTCTGGGAAAAGGGCCAAGCATATCCCAAGGACGGCGCGGCCCTGGACACCTTGTTCCAGCGCGGCGAAGTGGACCTGGGCATGTCCTACCACCCCCTGCATGCCCAGAACAAGATTCTCGAAGGAACCTATCCCAAGTCCGTGCGGACCTTCATCATGGCCGAAGGCGCGCTCTACAATCTGCATTTCACGGCCATTCCCTTCAACGCCGCGAACAAGCCCGGCGCCATGCTCCTGGCGAACTTCCTGATGTCGCCCGAGGCGCAGCTTTCCAAGCTGGAGCCGTCGAACTGGGGGGACTTCCCCGCCATCGACCTGGGCACGCTTTCCCCGGAGATGCGTGCGAAGTTCGAAGCCGTGAACCTGGGCGCGGCCACGCTGCCCACGGACGTGCTCACCAGTGCGGTCGTCCCGGAAATTCCTTCGGAATATCTGGAGGCATTGGAGGCGGGCTGGGAGGAGCATGTCCTGCATTGA
- a CDS encoding ABC transporter permease has protein sequence MSCIEPECRAGWGRTLLKLSPLALPFGLLFLGGFGVAVMQSLGYGLPFPHDGGALDAYARLLEPHFLRSFGLSLWVGLLSGLLPVCIGSALAYVFWKLPRGLQRAGVVYKVPLILPHVAVGFIVLVMFSRSGWLSSALHAVGLLAVPDDFPVPLYTGGVGMILAYVYKGTPFVMLLSLAALRRMDPRLVETARMFGAGEWQVFRRVILPHLQPVMHTAFIILTLYAFGAFDIPFLLGQSDPGMLSIEVYNLYFKRDLANRPTAMAILVCMFLFSVAFIAVYVRVAARLQAGERKL, from the coding sequence ATGTCCTGCATTGAGCCGGAATGCCGGGCGGGGTGGGGGCGCACGCTGCTGAAGCTGTCGCCCCTTGCCCTGCCGTTCGGCCTGCTTTTTCTCGGCGGATTCGGCGTGGCCGTGATGCAGTCCCTGGGATACGGCCTGCCGTTTCCCCACGACGGCGGAGCGCTCGACGCCTACGCCCGGCTTCTCGAACCGCACTTTTTGCGTTCCTTCGGGCTGTCGCTCTGGGTCGGCCTGCTTTCCGGGCTGCTCCCTGTCTGCATCGGCTCGGCCCTCGCCTATGTGTTCTGGAAGCTGCCGCGCGGCCTGCAACGTGCGGGCGTCGTCTACAAGGTGCCCCTGATCCTGCCCCATGTCGCCGTGGGCTTCATCGTGCTGGTCATGTTCAGCCGCAGCGGTTGGCTCTCTTCGGCGCTGCACGCCGTGGGCCTTCTCGCTGTTCCGGACGACTTCCCGGTGCCGCTCTATACGGGGGGCGTGGGCATGATCCTGGCGTATGTCTACAAAGGCACGCCGTTCGTGATGCTCCTTTCCCTGGCCGCGCTCCGGCGCATGGACCCGCGACTGGTGGAAACGGCGCGCATGTTCGGGGCCGGGGAGTGGCAGGTCTTCCGCCGGGTGATCCTGCCGCACCTCCAGCCCGTGATGCACACCGCGTTCATCATCCTGACCCTCTACGCCTTCGGCGCGTTCGACATCCCCTTTCTGCTCGGGCAGAGCGACCCGGGCATGCTTTCCATCGAGGTCTACAATCTCTACTTCAAGCGCGATCTCGCAAACCGACCCACGGCCATGGCCATACTGGTCTGCATGTTCCTGTTTTCCGTGGCATTCATAGCCGTCTACGTGCGCGTGGCCGCGCGCCTCCAGGCCGGGGAGCGCAAGCTGTGA
- a CDS encoding aminoglycoside phosphotransferase family protein, with protein sequence MREGWLPHEGGDVVLRFLAQGEYNENWLLLARDRKRVLRINHGSQLGLANQIEYEFRVLNLLSGSDVTPRPLALASAVCGLGGGALLMEYLPGGPFAYERDADKAARIFARVHSVEIPKDVLSKSPECGGLVCQPDPVRDIAEESLGLIRRHLPNHAKPDVGKRLLAYHAEIMELHAATQGEFIGEPQVIVNTEVNSGNFLVEGERAWLVDWEKAVLSSRHQDLGHFLAPTTTLWKTNYRFTPEARAAFLAEYASQWKRETGEVLDPEALDHRTAILEKTILLRGLSWCFMAYHEYAEAERALRNEDTFATIKRYLEGVECFLA encoded by the coding sequence GACCGGAAACGGGTTCTGCGCATCAACCACGGAAGCCAGCTCGGCCTTGCGAATCAGATCGAATATGAATTCAGGGTGCTGAATCTGCTTTCTGGATCGGATGTCACCCCGCGGCCTTTGGCCCTGGCCTCGGCGGTGTGCGGACTTGGGGGCGGCGCGTTGCTCATGGAATACCTGCCGGGCGGGCCGTTTGCATATGAACGCGACGCGGACAAGGCGGCCCGGATCTTCGCGCGAGTGCACTCCGTTGAGATTCCGAAGGATGTCCTTTCGAAGTCTCCGGAATGCGGCGGGCTGGTGTGCCAGCCGGATCCCGTGCGCGACATCGCGGAAGAGAGTCTCGGCCTGATTCGACGTCATTTGCCGAACCACGCCAAGCCGGATGTCGGCAAGCGACTTCTTGCGTACCATGCCGAGATCATGGAACTGCATGCCGCGACCCAAGGCGAATTCATCGGCGAGCCCCAGGTGATCGTGAACACCGAAGTCAATTCGGGCAATTTTCTCGTCGAAGGAGAGCGGGCTTGGCTTGTGGACTGGGAAAAAGCCGTGCTTTCGAGCAGGCATCAGGACTTGGGCCATTTTCTCGCTCCCACGACGACCCTCTGGAAGACGAATTACCGCTTCACGCCTGAAGCCCGGGCGGCCTTCCTGGCGGAATACGCGAGCCAGTGGAAGCGGGAAACCGGGGAAGTCCTTGACCCGGAAGCCTTGGATCATCGTACGGCCATTTTGGAAAAGACCATCCTTCTGCGCGGGTTGTCCTGGTGCTTCATGGCCTATCACGAATATGCCGAGGCGGAGCGGGCATTGCGCAACGAAGACACGTTCGCCACCATCAAACGATACCTGGAAGGCGTGGAATGTTTTTTGGCGTAG
- a CDS encoding ABC transporter permease — translation MRRESARAVLYFAGLTLVALFPLLVLAGYVLAPGWSYPSLFPRETDPRAMQYVVSQAWPIARHLGSSMVYSLLTVLLSFALCLAPAHHLARRRFACKPLVEGLLLAPALAPAMTFSMGVHFAFLKIGLADTLPGVVLALTTFSYPYMLRALVAGYQSFGEEYDLCARNLGAGVWTRFWRVDFPLLVPGAVAGGTVVFLVAFSEYFLVFLIGGGRVPSFTGYLFPLLTSSDRSVASVLTLLFLLVPLGLFVLVELAVTARYRARGLA, via the coding sequence GTGAGGAGGGAATCCGCGCGTGCCGTGCTGTACTTCGCGGGGCTGACGCTGGTCGCGCTCTTCCCTTTGCTGGTGCTGGCAGGATACGTCCTCGCTCCCGGCTGGAGCTATCCGAGCCTTTTCCCACGGGAAACGGACCCCCGCGCCATGCAATACGTCGTTTCCCAGGCCTGGCCGATTGCGCGGCATCTCGGTTCCTCCATGGTCTATTCGCTGCTTACGGTGCTGCTGAGCTTCGCGCTCTGCCTTGCCCCGGCCCACCATCTCGCCCGCCGCCGCTTCGCCTGCAAGCCTCTGGTGGAAGGGCTGCTCCTGGCTCCGGCCCTGGCTCCGGCCATGACCTTTTCCATGGGAGTGCATTTCGCCTTTCTCAAGATCGGACTGGCCGACACCCTGCCCGGCGTGGTTTTGGCCCTGACGACCTTCAGCTACCCGTACATGCTTCGGGCGCTCGTCGCGGGATACCAGAGCTTCGGGGAGGAATACGATCTCTGCGCGCGCAATCTCGGAGCCGGGGTCTGGACGCGTTTTTGGCGGGTGGATTTCCCGCTGCTAGTGCCCGGCGCCGTGGCCGGAGGAACCGTGGTCTTCCTGGTGGCCTTTTCCGAGTATTTTCTCGTTTTTCTCATCGGCGGCGGCCGGGTGCCCTCGTTCACGGGCTATCTCTTCCCGCTGCTGACCTCCTCGGACCGCAGCGTGGCCTCGGTCCTGACCCTGCTGTTCCTGCTGGTCCCACTGGGCCTTTTTGTCCTGGTGGAGCTGGCCGTGACGGCCCGCTACCGGGCGCGCGGGCTGGCCTGA
- a CDS encoding ABC transporter ATP-binding protein — MFFGVADLSLMYGDQPVLRNVSFQVERGEVVSIIGPSGVGKTTLLKIIAGLERQDAGRLEFLEPPSKERPVLLVFQDYLLFPNLNVFENAAFGLRVRKFPREVVRAKVRDVLEYFQLWEKRNDFPNQLSAGQKQRVAIARAMVVNPMLLLLDEPFANLDRNLKLSTAEFIRNTQKAFGVTTISVTHDLEEAFVMSDRIGLLLEGRLVQYDTPGEVYARPVSREAAAFLGPVNELTPDARRAIGISVRGGGEGGVFVRPESVLLRADETGPALVLKAAFAGNHMKYTVAVAGVEIMAYGPGSGSGSLQPGDRVSLEITDCIDPEKKEQQ, encoded by the coding sequence ATGTTTTTTGGCGTAGCCGATCTGAGCCTTATGTACGGCGACCAGCCCGTGCTTCGCAATGTGAGCTTCCAGGTGGAGCGCGGCGAGGTCGTGTCCATCATCGGGCCATCGGGCGTGGGCAAAACCACCCTGCTGAAGATCATCGCCGGGCTGGAACGTCAGGACGCGGGTCGATTGGAGTTCCTGGAGCCACCGAGCAAGGAACGGCCCGTATTGCTCGTGTTTCAGGATTACCTGCTGTTTCCGAATCTCAACGTTTTCGAGAATGCCGCGTTCGGCCTGCGCGTGCGCAAGTTTCCGCGCGAGGTGGTGCGGGCCAAGGTCCGGGACGTGCTGGAGTATTTTCAGCTTTGGGAGAAACGTAATGATTTCCCCAATCAGCTCTCCGCCGGGCAGAAGCAGCGCGTGGCCATCGCCAGGGCCATGGTGGTGAACCCCATGCTGCTTCTGCTTGATGAGCCTTTCGCCAACCTGGACCGCAATCTCAAGCTCTCCACGGCGGAATTCATCCGCAACACGCAGAAAGCCTTCGGTGTGACAACCATCAGCGTAACCCACGATCTGGAAGAAGCCTTCGTCATGTCCGACCGCATCGGGCTGCTGCTGGAGGGACGGCTCGTGCAGTACGACACGCCCGGCGAGGTCTATGCGCGGCCCGTCAGCCGGGAAGCGGCGGCATTCCTGGGGCCGGTCAACGAGCTGACGCCTGATGCGCGCCGGGCGATCGGCATCTCTGTGCGCGGAGGGGGAGAAGGCGGCGTGTTCGTGCGTCCGGAGTCCGTGCTCCTGCGTGCGGACGAAACCGGTCCGGCTCTGGTGCTGAAGGCCGCGTTCGCGGGGAATCATATGAAATACACGGTGGCCGTCGCCGGGGTCGAAATCATGGCGTACGGACCGGGCAGCGGCTCCGGAAGCTTGCAGCCCGGTGATCGCGTCAGTCTGGAAATTACGGATTGCATCGACCCGGAAAAAAAGGAGCAGCAATGA